CTAAAGAAGAGAATAACATACTGGTAACGTAAATGTATCGATCTGATTTCTCCGACGTCCCCTGACAACTGTAATAGCCCGTATCTTCATTGGTGACGTTTGTTATAATCATGGTCGATATCAACTgcgtttcatttttaaacgttTCTACGTGATGACGTTTTCTGAATTCCTGTAAtgcacgaaagaaaaatggttgAAATCAGAATAATTTCTAAAATGGTTATTTGGCTAtttacttcttttcttttggtgaGTGTGGGAATTGTCCATTTGATTGTCCCGTTTCTCTCAGAGCGATAGTAGATCTTTTCGATGCACGTCAGTTTTAGAGTTGAGCCTTCTTTAATCACTTGCTCGTCTTTTTCTAGTTTCGGGGACATTTGAAGATCGTAAGCTTGAACGATGTGATTGGCCAGCAATAAAATAATCCAAGGTCTCAGTAGCATCAGCGTCCGTCTCGTTGAATAAGTGTCGCACATTTTAAACTTTGATTTTCAGCACACGTTGGATCACAGAGACACGTCTCGAATATTTGGCTTGTTGAATTGTTTATagttgttttaaaatgaagatCACTTGTAAATGGCAATTTTTGAAGACGTAGTCGAGCGCGAAGCCGAACGAACAATCAAAATCTAGCGTGTTTCACCCGCGCTCGTCCATCGCGTACTACCAGAATTCCCTTGGCCAAACCAAAGTAGACCCAGCACTcgcaaagagagagaaaggcagTGACCCCCAAAGTATATTCAGGTATTCCCCCAATATGGCAGGTAGACCGGATTTTGATTTGTAGGCACgcttataattttataatcaTGAAAACCATTTATGCCGAATTGAACAATTATTCCGGGGTAGAAATCCTGACAAAACGAATCAATTTTCAGAGTTTTGTGAGATAAAATGGAACATTTTTTATCGATAATACCCCATCATCAGCATTACAATTGGGTGGGTCGATTTAGCTCTTGTTCTACTATAgtaattacaaaaattattttataattatatttatttacagtacttattttttgtttttaactttagtTCATGTTGTGTGCGTGATTTGTGTGTAGTATGCAAAGCCGGTATCTAAAGAGAAAGTATATAACATTCGTGTAGTATTTATAAGGTCGTTTTGTGATAAGAAAAGTGTGATTTGAGGTCAAGGCCGGGCcaggggttttttctttttttgcactCGTCGCTTCagcgggaaaaaataaattcaagggAAATTTCGGGAAAACCCGGGAAAACCTGggaaaattgggaaaaaatttAGAGTTCCGCTGgatttgatttcatcaaaaaAATCTACCACATTAAAGTGGCCCACCTATACATTGGTTTGTTTCCTTGATTAATATCTGATGGTAAACTAGTTTGGACTTATCTGAATGATTTTGTGCAGAATAAGGTCAAGGGATCGACTAGCGAACAAGACGGAAGCATCTGAAACGGAGGAGTAATGTGCTGGTCTGGTTCACCTCCATGCACTTCAGGCAGTTCTCAGCAGTGAGTTATGCAGCGATTCCGCTTCCTTTCACTCTGGCAATGGCTGAAATTTGGATCGTCCCTCCAAGTCTTATTGATTCTTTATTCTAGGCTGCTGCATTTTGATCGGCATTTTGGTGACGTCATCGCTGGTTAATCACCAACATTAGATTTTGATTGCGctatttacttttcttcttttctcatcttctcaTAGCGAAGCCACATTTCTCATCAAATTAAACTTTGATTAGTTTGATTAGTTTGCGGTTGGGACTCGAAAGGGATCATTcgtattatttgatttgcatACAAGAGAGGTGTcgataaaacaaaacagattCGAATCACCTTGAAATTCCGCAAATTCCGGCATTTTGACGGCGCCAAACAGAGTTGGGGATTATTTAAAATCTATTGCAGCCAGTAGACTAATAATAAGCATTAAGCaaaagaatagaatagaaccaaaaaaaaaaactagttgaaaaagttaaacaaaaaacaaagtccCGTGTAACGTAGTACTAGCACAAAGTTGCCTTCTAGTGCCGACTAGATGTCAAGTCTAACCGGTCGAATGAGCTCAAGCAGAGCCCAGCGATAGTTGGGTACCGAGCTAGGCTGTTGCTCTTATAAGAAACTCACCAAACTCTGCTAAAGCGCGCGCAGTCGCACATGATGCCTGTCATGTTGCATTCATGCTTTAGCATTCTTTCGACCACGTATTTTACACGACACGAATTTTTACCTGTTTTAACTTGTATTGtgtgtttcatcattttttgaacGTCATGAGATTTTTCTAGGATGGAAGAGGTGTGAGGTGTGTTAGAAGTCCTGTCATCTAATTAGACCATCttttgtaataatatttattttcattttctataaCTAACTCAAGGTTGAGTTACTTTAGGTTACATGGTAGTGGTGGCCAAATGCCTATGTGGTGCCCTGCATGAATGCACGAATCCCTGGCGAACTCTGCGTCCAGTAGCTCCAGCTGGACTTCGTCGTTAAAGTGGCGCTGACGTCCTGATCCGGAAGAAGATTTCGATGTGGAACCAAAACTGGAGAATAATctgaaaatcaatcaaatcaataaaaatgagCTACCCTATACAAAACGGGagttattttcatattttaaaaatttcataatACAAAAATGATAACAGTTGACCCACGACTAACaaaatgttatttcatttatCCCCGAAAGCATTGATTTATGGTATGACGTTTCTTCTGGTCGATTTGTGAAAGAAACATTTGATTATCGGGTAACTTTTATTAGTGTAGATCGGTAGATGCATTGGAAAAAGACAGTCCCTGCTTCATTAGAGTCGAttagaaagaaaggaaacatttcaaaattctaGGAAACGAAGAAAACGTCCCACCTGACCATTTATGTGAATTTGCAGTACAATTCTAATCTTCAATGCGATTGATTGCTAGATTAATATTTTACCCTATTGGGTAATTAGTCTAGACGGACCGGAAGGTGCAACTCATTCAcatcaaatttacttttcttttcaaacggGGGGTGGCCGCTCCCAACACCATGacattttctctgtttttctctatttttactTTCGTTCCTTTCCCATCTCCTCTGCTTCTCTTCAGAGACTGGTGATGTCCACTCCCGAGTTCTGACTGATTGAGTTTAGTAGTTACCCGAAGGGTTTCTATCCACTGCGGCTGGTTTAGTTGGCGATTTTTGATACTAGATGGCTTTAGTTTTttgttagtattttttgtcacACTAGATGGCTTTAGCGATTATTTTCACACTAGGTGGCGAAAGCTAATGAAATTTTCACACTAGGTGGCTAATCAagccaaaatacaaaaaatagttttaatgtTGGAGGATTCGTGTAAATGTAAAAAGCGCCACTTCTATTTTGGAATGATGAAAGTGTAAATAGAATAGAATGACCGCGTAGTGACATCGACTTTGAGAGTGACTTTGATTTTGAAACGAAACGAGTAAACGACCATTACAGTACACTTCAGCCCATTGTCTGGTGGACTGGTCGTCTGGTGTACAGTCCATATTCGATTTTTTAGTGAGAAATAATTTCGAGCAATTACATTTGTTTTGGAAAATGGGTCGTCATAAGAAAGTGGATATGGATCCAATTAAAAGAGCTGGTGATTCCATATGAAAACGACCAAAACCTGTGGCGACCATTTCACGGATTTGATCGCCACTAGGCTTTTTCAATtcatatcaataaaaaaaaaattttcctcgaaggattttgaaaaaatggcgCGTTCGCCTGGCGCGaacgtttgaattttttaaaagtctgCTTTACCATATaatcattacatttttttttagcataTTGAAATGCGTTTATTGTCTCATTTATCTATCAGAACATGATGTCATAAGgataaactattttttaagaccaaGCGCGACAAAATCAAAGGTTGCACCACCTGGTGgcgcgaaatttaaaaagttaaaaaatgaacaaatttgaTGTGATAAAAGGTTTAGTTAAAACTGACCTAGGTTCATAAAAATTagtgaaaatgtcaacaagatCCCTGTCAATGTGTGGTCCAAATATGAAACTCGTAGCTTAAGTttaaagtattattttttaattttaaaagtacaaaaaatatgttttttctcaaaattgacgtttttctttaaaaaacggGAATAACAGGCCATAGggatttctttcaattttttacagTAGAATGCTTATTATGTATTCTttatcgttaaaaaaattagaatcatgttatttttgtttagaaaatatttcacattttataCTAGCGATTTTTGTTACTCAATAACTACCAAATTTTACCCTGCAATAATCAGccaacacgttttttttttttaaattaaggcTTCTTTACATCTTCACAGCCTATTTTTAGTAAAAATTTTCATGCAAATTCGAGTTGGAGAgccaaaatattattaaaatcaTTTGTCGATTTCCCAAACTTTTCTGCCAAGTCCATGCCACAAGGGAACATTAAATTACGCGTATTACCGCAGATTACTCGAATTTGCatgaaattttttactttaaatggaCTGGGAAGATGTAAAGAAGcttaaatgattaaaaaaacttgtttgctGACTATTGCAGGGGAAAATTTGGTAGTTAtggagtaaaaaaaatcgcttgtataaaatgtgaaatatttcctaaacaaaaaataacacacacataattatttttttaaatgtactaAATATACCAAGCTTTTTACCctgaaaaatcaaagaaattccTATGGCCTGTCATTCCCgttttttaagttgaaaaacgtcaattttgagaaaaaacatattttttgtacttttaaaattaaaaaataatactttaaACTTAAGCTACGAGTTTCAAATTTGGACCACACATTAACAGGGTTCTTGTTCacattttcattgatttttatgaACCTAGGTCAGTTTTAACTAAACCTTTTATCACATCAAATTTGctcattttttaactttttaaatttcgcgcCACCAGGTGGTGCAATCTTTGATTTTGTCGCGCTTGGTCATAAAAATAGTTTATCCTTATGACAACATGTTCTGATAGATAAATGAGCCAATAAACGCATTTCCATAtgctaaaaaaaatgattagccTATATGGTCAAGcagacttttaaaaaattcaaactttcgCGCCAGGCGAACGCGCCATTCAGAAGTTTtcgacaaatattttttcttactgTGGATACTGTGGATTAAGTagtattttttagattttatatAATGTAGCTTTTTTTAGACTTTTGTAGGTCATAGTACGCTATTTTGATCTcttattaatgaaaaaaaatcgcaaatttcccttcgggtaccttgcTAACGCAGGTAGCTGACAATTTACTCAGAGATTGCTGCTTTTATTTTACTGTGGTCAAGTTTCAACTTTGCGCCACCAGGGGTTTATAATCGATACCTTACTTCTTATCGAGATCGATTTCTGCCTTGAATTATTTACCAACAAACATCTTTGCCGACAAAGCTTGTtcggaaaattattttaatttaatttaaaattacgcaAACAATGTCacgtaatttttgtttactagttgaatttttttaactcaCTGTTTGTATCAAACTGGCAACGCTCTTTCATTACCGTAACCCGCGTATCCGCGTAACGTCAGTCGTTACTAGTCTACGTCGAATATTTTATGCTAAATCTGCGTATTTTGAGTTAAATTTAATCTGTTTTAAACAGTTCGTTTCgacaaaaatagattatttCAACCCAAACCTTAACATAAAGATACAGGTAAAGGTCGTCAATAGGATGTAGCAATATAGTATTTGGGGAACTGTTATTAGCCAACTGTGCCATTTGCATGACAGCATTTCTCCATTGATCGGAAAATGAAAGACTTATACCTCTTTATGCAATTGTATTGTGTCTTTTGAGTATTGCTTTTGAACAAAGAAAGGGTAATTATTTGTAGATTAATGGAACCATCTCTACCATGATGAAGCTTCTTACATCGGGAAATTTTATGGTTTTCAATCTTACCCAGCACAGTATTTGTTAGATTCTGGCTTATCGTAATTATTCACTATGGTCATTCCTTTATTTGTTTGAGTGATCCCATTTGGGAGTTAGCTTTACTGTTTGATCATTTGTCTTGTATCTCACAAGATGTATAACTGAAAAATGTAACATCTTTGAATCAACATTTGATCTAGGATATACCCAAGCTCTTTTCAACAGTTGCAGCCCAAATTTCACTGGCGCTCTACAAAATGGAATACAAAAACATCAAGCATAAACTTGCTGAAGCTCCAAAATACTCTACTCTTACTGGCAAAGAACCTGGCTGTGTGTCGCCCAGTTCGACTCCAACACTGATGAGGACTTTTTTGGCGTTTACGTTCTTGCCATGTCATCTGGAAACCAGGTATAATAAAGTGAAATCTCATAAATTACAACGAGGCGTTGGTTCTAATCATTGTCAATTTAAGGTATCATTTTGTAAATCGACACCGAATCCGGTTATAGACGAGCTGTTGTATGAAACAATGGAtgacatgaaaaatttttaccgAGAAAACGAGGCTCAGTTGAAACCAGTTGAAACCCTTGAAAAGGATAGTCTCTACGCAGTGAAAACGAATGAATTGTGGGCTCGGGCGttgttttctgaatttgatgAAACGGGCGACGTAAGTTGTATTAACATTTACACAATTCTGGAGAAATCGAATTCAAAATTATCTTTCTATCTAggcaaattttgaaatggtgGATGATGGCTACTTGAAAACTGTTTCACTCTCAGCTGTTTACCCACTCGAGTGTCGTTTTGGCATCTTTCCTTGCCAAGCCACTCGATGTGTTCTCTATGGCTTGGAATACTTGACTTTCGTTTTGAACAAAGTTGCCATTGATGCTGTTAGCGAGTAATGATACAATCAAAGTGCAACCCTTTTTTGGTCTCAAACTCtaaatttgtttgtaaatttgattttccagGCACCTTGTTGGTAAATGTCTGATCGCATCCATCGTCAAACGGAAGCCGCAATtgactgttgttttttccGTACCTCCTGTCATCAACTTGAACGAGTTTATCCTACTTCAAGTAGCGAAGAGTGTGCGGATGATTCCACTCACGGTTCGTATTGATCACATTCATTTTATctcaaaatcaattcaataacGTTATGATTATTCAGGATAATGAACCAAACGTGCCAGAAGATCCTTTGATTGAAGACCCCTGCATTGCGTATCGCACCAAGGCATCAGTGATGGACGGCTTGATTTTCATTGCGGGATTCAAGTGTTCCCAACGCCCACCTGCCTCAGAAGTCACCGTCGACGGGATTTACTTAGGATACAACGCCAAGGAAGGATGGTCTCGTATGCGTCTTGACAGCAGCGTTGTTCGTCGTCGAAAAGTTCAAGTCAGGATGATCGACTATGGAAATACCGTTGACACTGTTTGGGAAAAGGGTTTGTGGGATCTAAAGGACATGTCTCCCGAATTAGCCACTATTCCTGTTCACCAATCTGTCGTTCTACCTCTCAGCTGCTTGTGTGCCCGCGTTATAAGTTTGAACAAAATTGATGTGCAGTCAACTCCAGCAACTGTGCAGTCGTTTGCTCGCCGCCACCTTTATCCTTATTGATGCCTCTCTTTATATTTTGTTGGACAAGTGGCTTGGTATTTGAAATTCGTTGTGTACGTTCCTTTCCTCGTTTCCCTTTCTGttcaaacttgaaatatttttggaaaaaattgacGGCGTGCCAGTCGTGTTCTCGTTTGTTGGGTTTCATAACTTCAGTGCCAAATCCTCAAACTGTTGGctttattttcccctttttttgtcaGTTGCAAGTTACAATTAGTAACTTGTCTATTATAAGATAAACTATGTCTTTCACGTTTGTTtcgttaattttaatttttttttaaattggcgaTTGTCTTTTTTACCGTCAGATGGCTTTGAGTTCGTCACGTGACATCCGGTATCAGATCGTCTGCTTCTGCTAGTGCTATTCCACTCATGGACTACTTTAACtaaaggacgggactcttcgccTATCTCGCCGTGTTAAAGCTAGTCGGGTGGGGTTTGTTCAGGAGATAATTAATGGAAACCATCGAAAAAATGCAGTTTTTTTCGCTGATTCTAACTGTGTTTATAAAACTTAGTAAAGAAAACTAATTAATAAAGTATtctaattttactttcagGAGTAGTggtaaaaagacaaaacaccggtgccatctagcaaCCAAGCAGTCTAAGCTCTTAGGAATATACGCTACAAGGTGAAAGATAGTTAGGCAGCTATGTCAGAAGACTGGAGACAGCTAGAGATAAGAGAGTGGTCTCTCTTACTCTAGACATGTATCTGCTTGCAAACTCAAAGAGCTTAGGGTACCTGGTTCatagatggcaccggtgttttgtctttttttcaaattttccgtaAAGTAATTTGCAATATCTCTATAACCGTACATATTAGGTATAGAGACATTAGGTAAAAcaatacatatttttaaatttcgattcCGATTCTCCcggaaaaaattttacatggccgacataggaaaggccgaagagtcccgtcctttaGTTAAAGTAGTCCATGTTCCACTTCATGACTTCAGTTCAGTTCTTCAGTATTCAATTCATGGCCATTAACACAAAGATCGAGAGCATGTTTGTGTGATTTATTCTATCAGATTAAAATACTTGTACTGCTCTCTCTAACAGTTATCAAGACTGATATCAAAGTTCttcctcttttattatttgaacttCATTAAATGTCTTTTAATCAATCAACACTTACCAAGCTGTCAGGATGGATCTGGGCTATCAGTCTGATTCTACTGATTATTCTATTGGTGACGGGTCACTTCAATTTGAAATAGCTGGTCAATGTTTGATTCCCTGAAAGAATCAGGCAACCAGCTGGGCAAGAAGACTGTCATTTTTTCGTTGAGTTATCCGCGCAAGAAATCAAGAATACAGCAAAACAGGAAACAAAGCAAGTTGGTCTTTCAAAACTGAATCCAAAACGTGTGAACGAACCCTAGAAACCGAAAAATTTGCATGATGGTAAGTGCAATTAAGTTTCATGATGCAAATTAATAGTTAAAAATCGTGTTGGCTCTTGTTAAGTGCTCAGTTGTAGTTATCAATTAAGATCTTTCAGTTAAAGTCAATGCCTAATAACTTGAGTTTGCGTGACAAATATTAGAAATTATTCTCTGAAAAAAACCTAAAGTTAAAACATGTGCAATTGTTATAGGAATATGATTGTGACAACCTATCATACTATGACTCCAACTGTGATGATTTCGTGATAAGATTTTGCggaaacttaatttttttttacattcacAGAATTGCGAAACAACAAGATGGATACACGGAATGAAAATCATCAATAGAAAGTTTCCACTTAAACTGTTCTAtaactttattttcaaagGTGAGCGAGATcagcaaaatttcttttacatttatttgtattttttcacaTGTGtacactccttttttttcacgtcATCTGGATTGCCGGCTGGAATTTTCCCATAATTTTTTCTCAAGATCCTATCACCTATTCCCagcaataatatttaaaaaataatgtgtCACTTACAGTTTGGTTCCACTGTTCACGTTCAACTCCAGCTGTTATTcctgtattttaatttttttacatccaaAATTCCAAATACGAATTTCtaattattgtttgttttctattaGATGATATTCCACGAGGTTCGACAAGTACGAATTTGAACGTCGAAAAGTTTGGTACACCTCCTCTTCAGACGGCAGCAGCCAGTGATCGATCGATTACGTTCGTACGGTGCTTTTCGTCGAAGAGCACCAGGAAAAAGGATCGTCGCTTTAAAAAGACTGGTATTTCCGAAATGAAGTAAGACACTCGAGGGGTAGTCAACTCATGATTTGGGTGTacgaatatttaaataaaaatatatttttccgtattttttatattttttcgtattttttatattttttgtatttctaatatttttttatacgtATGTTGTTTTGTGAGTAATATTTGCCTACTGAATAGTAACAACGTACTTAAACTATTttatacacaaaaaaaattgaaatactaCCGTGCCACTTATTTTTCTATagtacttaaatttttttcctacttaacatacttattttaaaaataatagattaGTCTGTGGACGGAATTGAACACGGGACTACCGAGTTACAGTCGGATACTCATCCACTGTGCCATTGTAGATATCGGAATCTGTTCATAATCCTATGGTATAACACGACGggagttgggacttagaaactTTTCCGAATGTTCAAACTTCACTTCCAATTTATTAAGGAGGAAAAGGTACTTAAATCCACTGggcacttatttaaaaaacttattaagaatgcaaattaaaattaagtatGTTGCCCCAGAATAAGTAAGAATGTTGAAAAAGTGCAAAGTTATATTAAGGAGGAAAAGGTAGTATCCACTATCCTGCACGGAAACTGGGACAGCCGATAGGTGGGTCTTACGAGTATCCTGTGTAAAACTGTGTCCCAGTTTCcgtgcaggatactgtaccaTCGggcacttatttaaaaaatttattaacaagcaatccaccactcaagttcaccaaatccatggaccccccatatttttcccattccgctatgggacctaaaaatctgaaataattcaggcatatccagttttttactccggattcacctgagttttcagaatttaaatattccctgtcgttcgggagatatttaatgttaaagtttgagttttttcaaattttaacaattttggggggtctttggcatcctctccctcgcgttcctagcGGATGACAGAcgaagctacgctttcctggccttcactttagaccgggggacatactgtaggccttttcatatagtctagtggccggcaatatgaagcccgaggtgtagagaactcgtatgcttcgTCTGTCATCCgctaggaacgcgagggagagtcataaaaaatggcgactaggctgggtgggaaactggtgaaaattacactttaatagattgggaataactcggccaatctaatccggattgtaaattccttttggattggtgTTAAGGGATGaccgagcaaacttttggttgaatttgtttgttttttaaggttATCATTTATccaaaaagcgatgccaaagaccccccaaaattgttaaaatttgaaaaaactcaaactttaacattaaatatctcccgaacgacagggaatatttaaattctgaaaactcaggtgaatccggagtaaaaaactggatatgcctgaattatttcagatttttaggtcccatagcggaatgggaaaaatatggggggtccatggatttggtgcacttgagtggtggattgcttgttaagtatgcaaattaaattaagtacATTGCCAAAGAGTAGGCCTACTTAATTTTTGTAAGtacttaattgttttaaaagacaCTTATTTTAAGATTATTTAAGTATGTTCTCCATATTAAgtgtaaaatttttacattaagTGCAAATATTCTCCTTTTCAGTACCCTAAAACACGTACTAAACATGTTCAGTGCAACCTTTTAGtgtaaggcaaaaaaaaaatttcgtgttaaaactttttatattttttatattttttatattttttcatatttttcatattttttcattaaaaatacggGGGTGTACGGATATTTTTTCGAGTTGACTACCCCTCGAAGACACTTGAATATTGAACATCCATTCATACCATTATAGGCTGTATTTGATATAACATCACCTCTGGTAAATGGctcaatttgattttattgcgTTAATTTTCCTCTCGTTTATTACCGTCATGCAAGATTTTCGATGTCATTGCGGCTGTACGTCTGATCCAGTCTTATGGTAGATGCTACTGACAGATTATGTCTGTAAGGTTATATATGTGTTTTAtgtcaattgattttttttttacatgcaaCAAAGATTTTTGTTGGAAGAAATCAGGAATGTTTTTGCCTTACCAGATCGTTTAGTGGGTTTTTCGAAAGCAGTCGAAGTTATGAAGAACGTAACAATGCAGGGCATCTTGCTCGGCGAACTTAGTGATATGCTCTGATATTAGAGGGAGGGTAGGGTATTATTTACCCGTAAAATTGCTTTTACTTCTTAAATAAATTTGGATGGCGATTCCAATCTGGTTTTACATTTCGTTGCGACTTGTAAACCTGATCTCAatccctctttttctttcccgagtTCGCATAAGACCATTGTTTAAGAACAAATCGTGCCATCTTCATGCCTGTTGCATTCTCTGCTGCCAATTGGAATGGGTAAAGAAAATGTTGCTAATAGTTAAGTTAGCCATTTCCATAATGTTTATGTTACTtcttatttcacatttttctacACTCGAAACCGACAACTGCTTTTCGGTTTTGACACTTCACACCTATTACCTAATCTATTATCTTAATCCTTTATTAGACAATT
The sequence above is drawn from the Daphnia pulicaria isolate SC F1-1A chromosome 1, SC_F0-13Bv2, whole genome shotgun sequence genome and encodes:
- the LOC124348987 gene encoding uncharacterized protein LOC124348987; this encodes MVDDGYLKTVSLSAVYPLECRFGIFPCQATRCVLYGLEYLTFVLNKVAIDAVSEHLVGKCLIASIVKRKPQLTVVFSVPPVINLNEFILLQVAKSVRMIPLTDNEPNVPEDPLIEDPCIAYRTKASVMDGLIFIAGFKCSQRPPASEVTVDGIYLGYNAKEGWSRMRLDSSVVRRRKVQVRMIDYGNTVDTVWEKGLWDLKDMSPELATIPVHQSVVLPLSCLCARVISLNKIDVQSTPATVQSFARRHLYPY